One stretch of Sander lucioperca isolate FBNREF2018 chromosome 13, SLUC_FBN_1.2, whole genome shotgun sequence DNA includes these proteins:
- the lig3 gene encoding DNA ligase 3 isoform X1, translated as MMHYTLYKVKAFDQIRPGCNLPTNWMQRLLILLAHKTVCVGLQHLGTLVSYQQPWKVCRAFSVSSCFKHLPPTFHAVQFSQQIHHFSLVSKLIHNDPPQLSLHQCFSNQPDMAEQRFIVEYAKRGTAGCKKCKDKIQKGIVRIGKIVPNPFSESAGEMKEWHHVKCIFEKLERARATTKKIEDITDLEGWEELQDEDRELINKHVSDLMAKVGASPKKKVQAKMNTSGQLMSPPADPSVNAPRKFSGFTAAKAGSSSSPGPSSSPANVSQGSALSTQLCDRQHKDCLFREFRKLCAMVAEHNSYNVKTQIIEKFLKKGSGGDKFHGDLYLTVKLLLPGVVKSVYNLNDKQIVKLFSRIFKCSQDDMVRDLEQGDVSETVRMFFEESKSFPAATKSLLTIQEVDASLTRLAQMTKEDEQQTELEDIAKKCTGNDLKCIIRLIKHDLKMNSGAKHVLDAVDPNAYDAFKASRNLGDVIERVLRNQQEVSNGSGPRKLLTVEASLMTPVQPMLAEACKSVEYAMKKCPNGMYSEIKYDGERVQVHKNGDNFSYFSRSLKPVLPHKVAHFKNYIPQAFPGGHSMILDAEVLLIDTKTSKPLPFGTLGVHKKAAFQDANVCLFVFDCIFFNGVSLMERPLCERRKFLHDNMVEVTNRILFSEMKHVTRAGDLAEMITRVIREGLEGLVLKDLKGSYEPGKRHWLKVKKDYLNEGAMADTADLVVLGAFYGKGSNGGIMSSFLMGCYDPHSKKWCTVTKCSGGYDDATLARLQKELDVIKISKDPSKIPGWLKIIKNYYPDFIIRDPQQAPVWEITGAEFSKSEMHTADGISIRFPRMTRIRDDKDWKTATNLHQLKELYRISKENCDFKVTAGPSTSNDDKGSSGGDSGRSSPSSSSHGSAPPKKTNSTPKPKAVKSQPRTPGSEASSAKKVKKSESVHSNGQSKTKPTSQLLEPRNDKTLLDIFSGVKLFLPVSVQDFDKLRRYFVAYDGDLVQDYDVASATHTLAEPEDDSKAQRVSPSWIWECIRKRRLVPPC; from the exons GTTGTAACTTGCCCACTAACTGGATGCAGAGACTGCTTATTTTATTAGCTCACAAGACCGTCTGTGTTGGCCTACAGCATCTTGGAACACTTGTCAGTTATCAGCAACCTTGGAAAGTGTGTAGAGCcttttctgtctcttcatgCTTTAAACATCTACCCCCAACTTTTCATGCGGTACAATTTTCCCAGCAAATCCATCATTTCTCCTTGGTATCCAAACTCATCCATAACGACCCTCCCCAGCTTTCCCTACATCAGTGTTTCTCCAATCAGCCAGATATGGCAGAACAGAGGTTCATTGTTGAATACGCCAAACGTGGTACTGCAGGATGTAAGAAATGCAAAGACAAAATCCAAAAGGGCATAGTGCGCATAGGGAAGATTGTGCCAAACCCTTTCAGCGAGTCTGCAGGGGAGATGAAAGAGTGGCATCATGTGAAGTgcatatttgagaagctggaaaggGCGAGAGCCACTACGAAGAAGATTGAGGACATCACAGATCTGGAGGGCTGGGAGGAGCTGCAGGACGAAGACAGGGAGCTCATTAATAAACATGTTTCAG ACCTGATGGCCAAAGTCGGTGCAAGTCCAAAGAAGAAGGTGCAGGCCAAGATGAACACCTCTGGCCAGCTAATGTCTCCTCCTGCTGACCCATCTGTCAACGCTCCGCGCAAGTTCTCAGGCTTTACTG CTGCGAAAGCTGGCAGCTCCAGCAGCCCAGGACCATCCTCTTCCCCTGCCAATGTCAGCCAAGGCAGCGCCCTGTCCACCCAGCTATGTGACCGCCAGCACAAGGACTGCCTCTTTAGAGAGTTTCGCAAGCTCTGTGCCATGGTGGCAGAACACAACAGCTACAATGTCAAGACACAGATTATTGAAAAGTTCCTCAAGAAGGGCTCAGGTGGAG ATAAGTTCCATGGAGATCTTTATCTGACGGTGAAGCTGCTCCTGCCAGGTGTTGTAAAAAGTGTCTACAACCTAAATGACAAGCAGATCGTAAAACTCTTCAGCCGCATATTCAAATGCAGCCAGGATGACATGGTGCGCGATCTGGAGCAG ggcgATGTGTCTGAGACAGTGAGGATGTTCTTCGAGGAGAGTAAATCATTTCCCGCGGCTACCAAGAGCCTCCTGACCATTCAGGAAGTGGACGCCTCACTGACCCGCCTTGCCCAAATGACCAAGGAGGATGAGCAGCAGACTGAGCTGGAGGATATTGCCAAAAA ATGTACCGGTAATGACCTAAAATGCATCATTCGACTTATTAAACATGACTTGAAGATGAACTCCGGAGCAAAACATGT CTTAGATGCAGTGGATCCAAATGCTTACGATGCCTTCAAGGCCTCGCGTAATCTGGGTGACGTGATTGAACGGGTGttgaggaatcagcaggaggTGTCTAATGGCTCAGGACCCAGGAAACTCCTCACTGTGGAGGCCTCGCTCATGACCCCCGTTCAGCCCATGTTG GCGGAGGCATGTAAATCCGTTGAGTACGCCATGAAGAAATGCCCCAATGGGATGTACTCTGAGATCAAGTATGATGGAGAACGTGTGCAAGTCCATAAGAACGGAGACAACTTCAGCTACTTCAGCCGCAGCCTCAAGCCAGTGTTACCACACAAA GTGGCCCATTTCAAGAACTACATCCCCCAGGCTTTCCCCGGAGGCCACAGTATGATATTGGATGCTGAAGTCCTTCTAATTGACACAAAGACAAGTAAACCCCTGCCCTTTGGGACTTTGGGTGTACACAAG AAAGCTGCTTTTCAAGATGCCAACGTGTGCCTTTTTGTTTTCGACTGCATCTTCTTCAACGGTGTGAGTCTCATGGAGAG GCCTCTGTGTGAACGCAGAAAGTTCCTGCATGACAACATGGTTGAAGTCACCAACAGGATCCTGTTCTCAGAGATGAAGCACGTCACT AGGGCAGGAGATCTGGCTGAAATGATAACTCGTGTCATCAGAGAGGGACTGGAAGGCCTGGTGCTGAAAGACTTGAAG GGCTCCTATGAACCAGGAAAGCGCCATTGGCTGAAGGTGAAGAAGGACTATTTGAACGAAGGGGCGATGGCAGACACAGCTGACCTAGTGGTGCTGGGGGCCTTCTATGGAAAAGGCTCAAACG GGGGCATCATGTCCAGTTTTCTAATGGGCTGTTATGACCCACACTCCAAGAAATGGTGCACAGTCACCAAGTGCTCCGGAGGCTACGATGACGCCACCTTGGCCCGGCTTCAGAAAGAGCTGGATGTGATCAAAATCAGCAAG GACCCGAGCAAAATCCCAGGTTGGCTGAAAATCATCAAGAACTATTATCCGGACTTCATTATTCGTGATCCTCAG CAAGCACCTGTCTGGGAGATCACAGGCGCAGAGTTTTCCAAATCAGAAATGCACACCGCTGATGGCATCTCTATCCGCTTTCCCCGCATGACACGCATTCGTGATGACAAGGACTGGAAGACTGCTACCAACTTGCACCAGCTTAAA GAGCTCTACCGCATATCAAAGGAGAACTGTGACTTTAAAGTGACAGCTGGACCTTCTACATCCAACGATGACAAGGGCTCCTCAGGAGGGGACAGCGGCCGAAGCTCCCCGTCGTCTTCATCCCATGGAAGTGCTCCACCCAAGAAGACCA ACAGCACACCCAAACCAAAGGCGGTGAAATCCCAGCCTCGCACTCCTGGCTCAGAAGCATCCAGTGCCAAGAAG GTGAAGAAGAGTGAAAGTGTTCACAGCAATGGACAAAGCAAAACCAAGCCAACCTCTCAACTACTAGAGCCAAGGAATGACAAG ACCCTGCTGGACATCTTCAGTGGGGTGAAGCTTTTCCTGCCCGTTTCAGTGCAGGACTTTGACAAACTGAGGAGGTACTTTGTGGCGTATGACGGAGACCTCGTACAGGACTACGACGTCGCCTCAGCTACGCATACGCTGGCTGAACCTGAAGACGACAGCAAGGCCCAGAGAGTCTCACCAAGCTGGATCTGGGAATGTATCCGCAAGAGGCGGCTCGTACCTCCCTGttaa
- the lig3 gene encoding DNA ligase 3 isoform X3 has protein sequence MAVEEGTGKLMLVREKMISPSCFQASKSTVGCNLPTNWMQRLLILLAHKTVCVGLQHLGTLVSYQQPWKVCRAFSVSSCFKHLPPTFHAVQFSQQIHHFSLVSKLIHNDPPQLSLHQCFSNQPDMAEQRFIVEYAKRGTAGCKKCKDKIQKGIVRIGKIVPNPFSESAGEMKEWHHVKCIFEKLERARATTKKIEDITDLEGWEELQDEDRELINKHVSDLMAKVGASPKKKVQAKMNTSGQLMSPPADPSVNAPRKFSGFTAAKAGSSSSPGPSSSPANVSQGSALSTQLCDRQHKDCLFREFRKLCAMVAEHNSYNVKTQIIEKFLKKGSGGDKFHGDLYLTVKLLLPGVVKSVYNLNDKQIVKLFSRIFKCSQDDMVRDLEQGDVSETVRMFFEESKSFPAATKSLLTIQEVDASLTRLAQMTKEDEQQTELEDIAKKCTGNDLKCIIRLIKHDLKMNSGAKHVLDAVDPNAYDAFKASRNLGDVIERVLRNQQEVSNGSGPRKLLTVEASLMTPVQPMLAEACKSVEYAMKKCPNGMYSEIKYDGERVQVHKNGDNFSYFSRSLKPVLPHKVAHFKNYIPQAFPGGHSMILDAEVLLIDTKTSKPLPFGTLGVHKKAAFQDANVCLFVFDCIFFNGVSLMERPLCERRKFLHDNMVEVTNRILFSEMKHVTRAGDLAEMITRVIREGLEGLVLKDLKGSYEPGKRHWLKVKKDYLNEGAMADTADLVVLGAFYGKGSNGGIMSSFLMGCYDPHSKKWCTVTKCSGGYDDATLARLQKELDVIKISKDPSKIPGWLKIIKNYYPDFIIRDPQQAPVWEITGAEFSKSEMHTADGISIRFPRMTRIRDDKDWKTATNLHQLKELYRISKENCDFKVTAGPSTSNDDKGSSGGDSGRSSPSSSSHGSAPPKKTNSTPKPKAVKSQPRTPGSEASSAKKVKKSESVHSNGQSKTKPTSQLLEPRNDKTLLDIFSGVKLFLPVSVQDFDKLRRYFVAYDGDLVQDYDVASATHTLAEPEDDSKAQRVSPSWIWECIRKRRLVPPC, from the exons GTTGTAACTTGCCCACTAACTGGATGCAGAGACTGCTTATTTTATTAGCTCACAAGACCGTCTGTGTTGGCCTACAGCATCTTGGAACACTTGTCAGTTATCAGCAACCTTGGAAAGTGTGTAGAGCcttttctgtctcttcatgCTTTAAACATCTACCCCCAACTTTTCATGCGGTACAATTTTCCCAGCAAATCCATCATTTCTCCTTGGTATCCAAACTCATCCATAACGACCCTCCCCAGCTTTCCCTACATCAGTGTTTCTCCAATCAGCCAGATATGGCAGAACAGAGGTTCATTGTTGAATACGCCAAACGTGGTACTGCAGGATGTAAGAAATGCAAAGACAAAATCCAAAAGGGCATAGTGCGCATAGGGAAGATTGTGCCAAACCCTTTCAGCGAGTCTGCAGGGGAGATGAAAGAGTGGCATCATGTGAAGTgcatatttgagaagctggaaaggGCGAGAGCCACTACGAAGAAGATTGAGGACATCACAGATCTGGAGGGCTGGGAGGAGCTGCAGGACGAAGACAGGGAGCTCATTAATAAACATGTTTCAG ACCTGATGGCCAAAGTCGGTGCAAGTCCAAAGAAGAAGGTGCAGGCCAAGATGAACACCTCTGGCCAGCTAATGTCTCCTCCTGCTGACCCATCTGTCAACGCTCCGCGCAAGTTCTCAGGCTTTACTG CTGCGAAAGCTGGCAGCTCCAGCAGCCCAGGACCATCCTCTTCCCCTGCCAATGTCAGCCAAGGCAGCGCCCTGTCCACCCAGCTATGTGACCGCCAGCACAAGGACTGCCTCTTTAGAGAGTTTCGCAAGCTCTGTGCCATGGTGGCAGAACACAACAGCTACAATGTCAAGACACAGATTATTGAAAAGTTCCTCAAGAAGGGCTCAGGTGGAG ATAAGTTCCATGGAGATCTTTATCTGACGGTGAAGCTGCTCCTGCCAGGTGTTGTAAAAAGTGTCTACAACCTAAATGACAAGCAGATCGTAAAACTCTTCAGCCGCATATTCAAATGCAGCCAGGATGACATGGTGCGCGATCTGGAGCAG ggcgATGTGTCTGAGACAGTGAGGATGTTCTTCGAGGAGAGTAAATCATTTCCCGCGGCTACCAAGAGCCTCCTGACCATTCAGGAAGTGGACGCCTCACTGACCCGCCTTGCCCAAATGACCAAGGAGGATGAGCAGCAGACTGAGCTGGAGGATATTGCCAAAAA ATGTACCGGTAATGACCTAAAATGCATCATTCGACTTATTAAACATGACTTGAAGATGAACTCCGGAGCAAAACATGT CTTAGATGCAGTGGATCCAAATGCTTACGATGCCTTCAAGGCCTCGCGTAATCTGGGTGACGTGATTGAACGGGTGttgaggaatcagcaggaggTGTCTAATGGCTCAGGACCCAGGAAACTCCTCACTGTGGAGGCCTCGCTCATGACCCCCGTTCAGCCCATGTTG GCGGAGGCATGTAAATCCGTTGAGTACGCCATGAAGAAATGCCCCAATGGGATGTACTCTGAGATCAAGTATGATGGAGAACGTGTGCAAGTCCATAAGAACGGAGACAACTTCAGCTACTTCAGCCGCAGCCTCAAGCCAGTGTTACCACACAAA GTGGCCCATTTCAAGAACTACATCCCCCAGGCTTTCCCCGGAGGCCACAGTATGATATTGGATGCTGAAGTCCTTCTAATTGACACAAAGACAAGTAAACCCCTGCCCTTTGGGACTTTGGGTGTACACAAG AAAGCTGCTTTTCAAGATGCCAACGTGTGCCTTTTTGTTTTCGACTGCATCTTCTTCAACGGTGTGAGTCTCATGGAGAG GCCTCTGTGTGAACGCAGAAAGTTCCTGCATGACAACATGGTTGAAGTCACCAACAGGATCCTGTTCTCAGAGATGAAGCACGTCACT AGGGCAGGAGATCTGGCTGAAATGATAACTCGTGTCATCAGAGAGGGACTGGAAGGCCTGGTGCTGAAAGACTTGAAG GGCTCCTATGAACCAGGAAAGCGCCATTGGCTGAAGGTGAAGAAGGACTATTTGAACGAAGGGGCGATGGCAGACACAGCTGACCTAGTGGTGCTGGGGGCCTTCTATGGAAAAGGCTCAAACG GGGGCATCATGTCCAGTTTTCTAATGGGCTGTTATGACCCACACTCCAAGAAATGGTGCACAGTCACCAAGTGCTCCGGAGGCTACGATGACGCCACCTTGGCCCGGCTTCAGAAAGAGCTGGATGTGATCAAAATCAGCAAG GACCCGAGCAAAATCCCAGGTTGGCTGAAAATCATCAAGAACTATTATCCGGACTTCATTATTCGTGATCCTCAG CAAGCACCTGTCTGGGAGATCACAGGCGCAGAGTTTTCCAAATCAGAAATGCACACCGCTGATGGCATCTCTATCCGCTTTCCCCGCATGACACGCATTCGTGATGACAAGGACTGGAAGACTGCTACCAACTTGCACCAGCTTAAA GAGCTCTACCGCATATCAAAGGAGAACTGTGACTTTAAAGTGACAGCTGGACCTTCTACATCCAACGATGACAAGGGCTCCTCAGGAGGGGACAGCGGCCGAAGCTCCCCGTCGTCTTCATCCCATGGAAGTGCTCCACCCAAGAAGACCA ACAGCACACCCAAACCAAAGGCGGTGAAATCCCAGCCTCGCACTCCTGGCTCAGAAGCATCCAGTGCCAAGAAG GTGAAGAAGAGTGAAAGTGTTCACAGCAATGGACAAAGCAAAACCAAGCCAACCTCTCAACTACTAGAGCCAAGGAATGACAAG ACCCTGCTGGACATCTTCAGTGGGGTGAAGCTTTTCCTGCCCGTTTCAGTGCAGGACTTTGACAAACTGAGGAGGTACTTTGTGGCGTATGACGGAGACCTCGTACAGGACTACGACGTCGCCTCAGCTACGCATACGCTGGCTGAACCTGAAGACGACAGCAAGGCCCAGAGAGTCTCACCAAGCTGGATCTGGGAATGTATCCGCAAGAGGCGGCTCGTACCTCCCTGttaa
- the lig3 gene encoding DNA ligase 3 isoform X2 — protein MQRLLILLAHKTVCVGLQHLGTLVSYQQPWKVCRAFSVSSCFKHLPPTFHAVQFSQQIHHFSLVSKLIHNDPPQLSLHQCFSNQPDMAEQRFIVEYAKRGTAGCKKCKDKIQKGIVRIGKIVPNPFSESAGEMKEWHHVKCIFEKLERARATTKKIEDITDLEGWEELQDEDRELINKHVSDLMAKVGASPKKKVQAKMNTSGQLMSPPADPSVNAPRKFSGFTAAKAGSSSSPGPSSSPANVSQGSALSTQLCDRQHKDCLFREFRKLCAMVAEHNSYNVKTQIIEKFLKKGSGGDKFHGDLYLTVKLLLPGVVKSVYNLNDKQIVKLFSRIFKCSQDDMVRDLEQGDVSETVRMFFEESKSFPAATKSLLTIQEVDASLTRLAQMTKEDEQQTELEDIAKKCTGNDLKCIIRLIKHDLKMNSGAKHVLDAVDPNAYDAFKASRNLGDVIERVLRNQQEVSNGSGPRKLLTVEASLMTPVQPMLAEACKSVEYAMKKCPNGMYSEIKYDGERVQVHKNGDNFSYFSRSLKPVLPHKVAHFKNYIPQAFPGGHSMILDAEVLLIDTKTSKPLPFGTLGVHKKAAFQDANVCLFVFDCIFFNGVSLMERPLCERRKFLHDNMVEVTNRILFSEMKHVTRAGDLAEMITRVIREGLEGLVLKDLKGSYEPGKRHWLKVKKDYLNEGAMADTADLVVLGAFYGKGSNGGIMSSFLMGCYDPHSKKWCTVTKCSGGYDDATLARLQKELDVIKISKDPSKIPGWLKIIKNYYPDFIIRDPQQAPVWEITGAEFSKSEMHTADGISIRFPRMTRIRDDKDWKTATNLHQLKELYRISKENCDFKVTAGPSTSNDDKGSSGGDSGRSSPSSSSHGSAPPKKTNSTPKPKAVKSQPRTPGSEASSAKKVKKSESVHSNGQSKTKPTSQLLEPRNDKTLLDIFSGVKLFLPVSVQDFDKLRRYFVAYDGDLVQDYDVASATHTLAEPEDDSKAQRVSPSWIWECIRKRRLVPPC, from the exons ATGCAGAGACTGCTTATTTTATTAGCTCACAAGACCGTCTGTGTTGGCCTACAGCATCTTGGAACACTTGTCAGTTATCAGCAACCTTGGAAAGTGTGTAGAGCcttttctgtctcttcatgCTTTAAACATCTACCCCCAACTTTTCATGCGGTACAATTTTCCCAGCAAATCCATCATTTCTCCTTGGTATCCAAACTCATCCATAACGACCCTCCCCAGCTTTCCCTACATCAGTGTTTCTCCAATCAGCCAGATATGGCAGAACAGAGGTTCATTGTTGAATACGCCAAACGTGGTACTGCAGGATGTAAGAAATGCAAAGACAAAATCCAAAAGGGCATAGTGCGCATAGGGAAGATTGTGCCAAACCCTTTCAGCGAGTCTGCAGGGGAGATGAAAGAGTGGCATCATGTGAAGTgcatatttgagaagctggaaaggGCGAGAGCCACTACGAAGAAGATTGAGGACATCACAGATCTGGAGGGCTGGGAGGAGCTGCAGGACGAAGACAGGGAGCTCATTAATAAACATGTTTCAG ACCTGATGGCCAAAGTCGGTGCAAGTCCAAAGAAGAAGGTGCAGGCCAAGATGAACACCTCTGGCCAGCTAATGTCTCCTCCTGCTGACCCATCTGTCAACGCTCCGCGCAAGTTCTCAGGCTTTACTG CTGCGAAAGCTGGCAGCTCCAGCAGCCCAGGACCATCCTCTTCCCCTGCCAATGTCAGCCAAGGCAGCGCCCTGTCCACCCAGCTATGTGACCGCCAGCACAAGGACTGCCTCTTTAGAGAGTTTCGCAAGCTCTGTGCCATGGTGGCAGAACACAACAGCTACAATGTCAAGACACAGATTATTGAAAAGTTCCTCAAGAAGGGCTCAGGTGGAG ATAAGTTCCATGGAGATCTTTATCTGACGGTGAAGCTGCTCCTGCCAGGTGTTGTAAAAAGTGTCTACAACCTAAATGACAAGCAGATCGTAAAACTCTTCAGCCGCATATTCAAATGCAGCCAGGATGACATGGTGCGCGATCTGGAGCAG ggcgATGTGTCTGAGACAGTGAGGATGTTCTTCGAGGAGAGTAAATCATTTCCCGCGGCTACCAAGAGCCTCCTGACCATTCAGGAAGTGGACGCCTCACTGACCCGCCTTGCCCAAATGACCAAGGAGGATGAGCAGCAGACTGAGCTGGAGGATATTGCCAAAAA ATGTACCGGTAATGACCTAAAATGCATCATTCGACTTATTAAACATGACTTGAAGATGAACTCCGGAGCAAAACATGT CTTAGATGCAGTGGATCCAAATGCTTACGATGCCTTCAAGGCCTCGCGTAATCTGGGTGACGTGATTGAACGGGTGttgaggaatcagcaggaggTGTCTAATGGCTCAGGACCCAGGAAACTCCTCACTGTGGAGGCCTCGCTCATGACCCCCGTTCAGCCCATGTTG GCGGAGGCATGTAAATCCGTTGAGTACGCCATGAAGAAATGCCCCAATGGGATGTACTCTGAGATCAAGTATGATGGAGAACGTGTGCAAGTCCATAAGAACGGAGACAACTTCAGCTACTTCAGCCGCAGCCTCAAGCCAGTGTTACCACACAAA GTGGCCCATTTCAAGAACTACATCCCCCAGGCTTTCCCCGGAGGCCACAGTATGATATTGGATGCTGAAGTCCTTCTAATTGACACAAAGACAAGTAAACCCCTGCCCTTTGGGACTTTGGGTGTACACAAG AAAGCTGCTTTTCAAGATGCCAACGTGTGCCTTTTTGTTTTCGACTGCATCTTCTTCAACGGTGTGAGTCTCATGGAGAG GCCTCTGTGTGAACGCAGAAAGTTCCTGCATGACAACATGGTTGAAGTCACCAACAGGATCCTGTTCTCAGAGATGAAGCACGTCACT AGGGCAGGAGATCTGGCTGAAATGATAACTCGTGTCATCAGAGAGGGACTGGAAGGCCTGGTGCTGAAAGACTTGAAG GGCTCCTATGAACCAGGAAAGCGCCATTGGCTGAAGGTGAAGAAGGACTATTTGAACGAAGGGGCGATGGCAGACACAGCTGACCTAGTGGTGCTGGGGGCCTTCTATGGAAAAGGCTCAAACG GGGGCATCATGTCCAGTTTTCTAATGGGCTGTTATGACCCACACTCCAAGAAATGGTGCACAGTCACCAAGTGCTCCGGAGGCTACGATGACGCCACCTTGGCCCGGCTTCAGAAAGAGCTGGATGTGATCAAAATCAGCAAG GACCCGAGCAAAATCCCAGGTTGGCTGAAAATCATCAAGAACTATTATCCGGACTTCATTATTCGTGATCCTCAG CAAGCACCTGTCTGGGAGATCACAGGCGCAGAGTTTTCCAAATCAGAAATGCACACCGCTGATGGCATCTCTATCCGCTTTCCCCGCATGACACGCATTCGTGATGACAAGGACTGGAAGACTGCTACCAACTTGCACCAGCTTAAA GAGCTCTACCGCATATCAAAGGAGAACTGTGACTTTAAAGTGACAGCTGGACCTTCTACATCCAACGATGACAAGGGCTCCTCAGGAGGGGACAGCGGCCGAAGCTCCCCGTCGTCTTCATCCCATGGAAGTGCTCCACCCAAGAAGACCA ACAGCACACCCAAACCAAAGGCGGTGAAATCCCAGCCTCGCACTCCTGGCTCAGAAGCATCCAGTGCCAAGAAG GTGAAGAAGAGTGAAAGTGTTCACAGCAATGGACAAAGCAAAACCAAGCCAACCTCTCAACTACTAGAGCCAAGGAATGACAAG ACCCTGCTGGACATCTTCAGTGGGGTGAAGCTTTTCCTGCCCGTTTCAGTGCAGGACTTTGACAAACTGAGGAGGTACTTTGTGGCGTATGACGGAGACCTCGTACAGGACTACGACGTCGCCTCAGCTACGCATACGCTGGCTGAACCTGAAGACGACAGCAAGGCCCAGAGAGTCTCACCAAGCTGGATCTGGGAATGTATCCGCAAGAGGCGGCTCGTACCTCCCTGttaa